In Planktothrix sp. FACHB-1365, the following proteins share a genomic window:
- a CDS encoding RNA-guided endonuclease TnpB family protein — translation MIVLEYKVKGKLDQFKAIDQAIRTTQFIRNKAIRYWMDNSRELKIDKFALNKYSTALRKEFSFVNDLNSMAVQSAAERGWTAISRFYDNCQKKISGKKGYPKFQKDCRSVEYKTTGWKLHPTKRQVTFTDKNGIGNLKLLGKWDLHTYNLKDIKRVRLIRRADGYYCQFCLGITVTDVQPKTGNEIGIDVGIESFYTDSNGHQEPNPQFLRKAETSIKKSQRQIYKKVKGSSGRRRARKIYAKKHLKVSRQRNEHAKITARNVCKSNDLVVYEDLSVRNLVKNHCLAKSISDASWYLFRQWIEYFAAKFDKLAIPVAPHFTSQKCSNCGGIVKKSLSTRTHICNCGCELHRDTNAAINILNLAKQTRDGQSRSNATGVGVSTLLGATLVEQILT, via the coding sequence ATGATAGTTTTAGAATACAAAGTCAAAGGCAAACTTGATCAATTCAAAGCAATTGATCAAGCCATCCGCACCACTCAATTCATTCGCAATAAAGCGATTAGATACTGGATGGATAATTCCAGAGAGTTGAAAATCGACAAGTTTGCCTTAAACAAATATTCAACGGCTCTCAGAAAAGAATTCTCCTTTGTTAATGATCTAAATTCAATGGCAGTCCAATCCGCAGCCGAGCGGGGATGGACTGCCATTAGTCGTTTTTACGACAATTGCCAGAAAAAGATTTCGGGTAAAAAAGGATATCCCAAATTTCAAAAAGACTGTCGTTCTGTTGAATATAAAACAACAGGATGGAAGTTACACCCAACTAAAAGACAAGTTACCTTTACCGACAAAAACGGAATTGGCAATCTTAAATTACTGGGGAAATGGGATCTCCATACCTACAATCTTAAAGACATCAAACGGGTGCGATTGATTCGTCGTGCTGACGGTTATTACTGCCAGTTTTGTCTGGGTATTACCGTTACCGATGTTCAACCGAAAACGGGAAATGAAATTGGAATTGATGTTGGCATTGAGTCATTTTACACAGACTCTAATGGACACCAAGAACCCAATCCCCAGTTTTTGAGAAAGGCGGAAACGTCTATTAAAAAATCTCAGAGACAAATCTATAAAAAGGTTAAGGGTTCATCAGGTAGACGGAGAGCTAGAAAAATTTACGCTAAAAAACACTTAAAAGTAAGCAGGCAACGGAATGAACACGCCAAGATAACGGCGCGTAACGTATGCAAGTCTAACGACTTAGTAGTCTACGAAGATTTAAGTGTTAGAAATTTGGTTAAAAACCACTGTTTAGCTAAATCAATTAGCGATGCTAGTTGGTATTTGTTCCGGCAATGGATAGAATATTTTGCAGCTAAGTTTGATAAATTAGCAATACCAGTTGCACCCCATTTCACTTCGCAAAAATGCTCTAATTGTGGGGGAATTGTGAAAAAATCTCTATCAACTCGCACCCATATTTGTAATTGTGGATGCGAACTACATAGAGATACAAATGCTGCAATTAATATTCTCAATCTGGCAAAACAAACTAGGGATGGGCAATCCCGAAGTAACGCTACAGGAGTTGGAGTCTCTACTCTTCTTGGGGCTACCCTGGTTGAGCAAATTCTGACGTAG